A region of the Vigna unguiculata cultivar IT97K-499-35 chromosome 9, ASM411807v1, whole genome shotgun sequence genome:
CATAGAATACTTTATGATCACTTTTGAGAATGACTTCAGAAACATTATAGAATTCACtatttcatctttttgttttggtcggcgagtaataaaataattcatcacTGTTTATCTTATCAGTTACACTGATAATGAATTTTTACCGGTTGATATTATTAGATTTACAGATAAAGTTTTATTAGGAAAATGTAACACCAATGAAATCTAAATCCAATCACATAAGATATTGAAATTACTctcaatccaaaatcttaagacaataggttcatgagtctttattcttatataatattctattttctcattttcaaccAACATGAAACTTACAATCACGTTTGAATTAAGACTCCAACGTTCAGaaataatttatcttcaaaCACGGGTGCGTCTACTGTTTGTTGAAAAGACGATGCAAGTGCAATTGCTACCATTCTTTTGTACGTTTGAAATGTAACTGGTTGGATTGGATCCACGTTTCACCTCAAATAGACAAAAATCATCTGATTATTAGCTGTGCAATAGCATATACTGATTTGTACCAAGTCATAAACTCATAATGCAAGTTCAAGATTAGAGTGTAAACACCATTGATCTAATCATAATTAATGCGACTCTACTTTTTTTGATAAGATATGTATGTAACTGGGACAGTGACTTGATTAGATTTTCATTTGGGTATAGTATCAACCACCACTTTGTACGATGGAAATTTAATTGCCTAAATCAACGTTTCTGTCATCTGAATATTCGACTGTACTGCTCCAATCAGAATGTAAGTCCAGGGATTGGAATTCTATGGTCAATTATTTCCTAGTCAACTTTCCAAGgctaattaaattcaaattaaattcataCTGCTTTTAGACTTTGATTTATTGGAGGCAATTGACCGATGTACATGGCTTCAGTTGAAAGAGAATCCTTACATTCCTATAACTTACATCACttatattctttctttcttctgacTAAACCCTAAGATACTACTTGTTAATGTGCCAAACAACATACATAGAAACTTCTCAGTACCTTAAATCCATTGACGTTTGTCTGTTTGGGTCAAATATAGCTACAACTTGCAATATGCTCTTAATGGAGATGTTTGTTAAATTGTTAATTAGTTGTTAATCACCCCTCTAAGAAGTACTATAAACACATACAGCTCAAATTCCCTCtcaaatcttttaatatatcaGTATAATGCGAATCTTTTATTCTCTAAACTCGAAGACGTGTTGCATATCAAACTTGTGTGATTCGTATCTCTTTTGGAAGTTATGATAGAAAACATTTTGGGTCTTCCACCATTAATTTTTGAGCTGTTAACTGTGCTCCGTTATCAGAAGAGGAAGCTTCTCGGATCCTACTTAGTCGATTTGTGTGGTGTGGACATCATGCTATATTGTGATAGTACTGTCTAGTGCTTTTTCAAGGAAGGCTTCTTgcctattatatattatattatattattattatttcaccaataattaaattaagaggTATTTGTcatatcattttaattcaattgaCTACTTAGTTGTCCACTCAATTATTGAATGATTCCTGTACGATTCCTAACTTAAAAAAACCATGTGCCCCAGTGCTTTTGTAGgaaattttgagaatttaacaATGATTTTGACATAAGGATATCAAAGTTTCTTTCAGTTCTAGATTAGTACGTAGATATATACAGTGAAACACACCATTGAAGAACCAAAAGAAaaggagataaaaaaaaaactgtaaacAACAGGGAATATAGTGAAGTTTGTAATCTCATTGTTTTTGTACTGATGTTCTTTGCCAATGATACAATTAATGTTTCATATTAGAAACCTTTCAGCAGGGGTAAACTTTTGTGACACCACATGTTGAAAGGCAAAAAAGGCAAAaaaacatgaagaaaaaaaCTGTGATATGATAAAATGCAGATCATAGCCTATgtaaggtggaggtgatgttaaGGAAAAATTCTTGTGTGCAGGGAATGATGAGGCCACCCAGTTGATGACTGAAGCCAAATTCTTCCTCTGCTATACTCAGAAGCTCTTGAAATGAAGGGTGGTTCAAATATGAAACCGGTATCACGAATCTCTTCTTTTCACCCTCTCCTACGTACACAGCAAAGTGGCCTTTGGGCACATCGAGTGATGTTGCAGCTGCATGATTTGCGAAAAGACTCGATCGCCGAAGAATGTGTCTGGCACTCAGAACACTGGGCAAACGAATAGCCATGTGTGGAATATAATGGTATTGGTTAGAAGTTGGAAGAGGTTAATTGAGGTGTGTGGAGAAAGTGTGGGATATTGTGTGTGTATTTATAGATGAAAGCGTGAGGAAGATTAATTGGTGTGGGACATATATGCATTGAAAAGAACGCGCAGTGTGTACTCAAACTTATTGGCCAAAACGTGTTCGTGAACTTCGCTGCTTCTATGACCAAGTGATCATGTCTTAGTGAACACATGTACATGACTCccacaaatttattatttcaacaaACGTCACATAAATGCAAGCTTCTACCTCTTTGTACGGTGGAGATGCAATTGGTTAGAATAGATCCACATTTCTCTTCAAATTTCGTCTTATATTTTTGGACTCATCGATCTATAATCTTTTGATTCAAGTCCACTGGTTGATAAAATCACAATTTGATATACTTTTTCTTGACGATCGTGTGAGTATTATTATGAACAGCTCTTTTGTACGATGGAAGTGTAATTTGTTAGATTCACGATATTTGGCCTCAGAAATCATCTGCAAGTATTTGCCGTGCAAAACATGTACTGAATATACATATACTCATCTGATCGGAATGCAATTTCCGTGATCAATTATTTCCTAGTCGCATCAAAACTGAACTACTTTCAAATTGAATTCAGACTCGATTTGTTCAACACATAATATCATTTATTCCCACCTTAATCCTTTGGTAGAATAAACTAatgagttaaattttatttctagaTATTTCATTTgctattttacttttatgtagATTACCATATATATTGCGTCAATTAGACAAAAATActttacataatataaaaaataagggTGTGAAAGTGAGTCAATCCAATTCAGATTGGTTGGTTCATTACGGGTTGAATTATAAATAGGTCAGCTCAATCTAACTCACTTTTTTGGTGAGACATAAATTTTGCAATCCGATTTGAGTTGGTTGGTTCACTTACGAAATAtcttttattacaatttattttatatatttattatattataataagagtgaattaattcaatttattttttataatagtggaATCAAAGTGTTCACTTAATTCTCAAAGTATTATTGTAAAGAtaagttaaagattaaagtatcaaggTATATAACttcataaacaaataaatcaaacattCAAACGATTCAAATATTATAGAACAACCttctagtatttaaaaatatgggaTTATGAACCTATATAgttataaatagtaaataattataacaaaaaaaaattaaaaaattgttggtgggtaagtgggtcaacccactTTCAACCTGGCTCAAACCCGTCTAATCCGTGAGTTAAGTGAGTCGTATTCTATTCAATTGGCTTtcgaaaaaaagtaaaattttctcaattcaaCCCACTCCCGTGGTAAGCTGGTTTGGCTTATGGGTTAGaatccattttgacatctctaataaAAAGggtataaaatgttttattatcttAGAATGTATTTAACCGAGTCTCATCAAATTTCTTTTAGAAGGAGTGATAGAGTTGCCTAGTGGAGAGAAGGAAGAGAAGAGATGAAAATGTCGTGGGTTTGATCTTTCATGCTAACAATttagagaaataaaattaatttggtgGGATTTAAAAGAGATGGTGGGAGAGGTTCTGACTTCAATTCTTCCTCTAACAAAAACTAAACATATTATAATTGCTGATAAAAATCAAATTCCattagaatcatattttctttaGAAGTTATAATTCATTGCTTATTCATATTGGCTGCACTAACGATTAAAGAAGcgcattaaaaaaatttgaactgtTAGTTTTTTTAGTGATATCAACATTTGTAAGGAAACGATTTAGCTTTAACCCTTATGCCCCATCTAATTTTTTTGCCTGTTGGCGAAGGATTGAAATAGTCTGTCACAGTCTATTCAAACCTTC
Encoded here:
- the LOC114164336 gene encoding auxin-responsive protein SAUR23-like, producing MAIRLPSVLSARHILRRSSLFANHAAATSLDVPKGHFAVYVGEGEKKRFVIPVSYLNHPSFQELLSIAEEEFGFSHQLGGLIIPCTQEFFLNITSTLHRL